The DNA region AGTATTTTTTATGCCTTCAGATGAAACAATGTAAACGGGGACGAAAGCCATTGCCTCGCCGTTTTGGGCGTTAATGATTTTTCCTTTTATGATTTTGCTTTGTGAAAAGAAAAGAACCGAAAGGAGCAAAAAGCTCAGAATAAATATCCTGTGAAGTCGGAACTTCGGCATAGTTAAAAGTTTTAATCAAAATTATTCAATTTTTTCTTGTTGATGATTATTTGGTGAGTTTTTTTTAAGCGTCATTATTGAAAGCGGAATCAATCTCGAAAAATTCATAACTTTACCTCATTGTAAATTCAATAGAATGCGCCATAAAATCCAAAATCAAAATCCTAATTTTACCTTAAATTTTGAGGAAAAACTCCCTTACTTTTTTGAGAAAGACGGATTGGAAATGAAGTCTTCCTATACCGAAAGCGATTCCAAAGTTCTTAAAGAAAAAGAATATTCAGCAGGAATTGCGCCTTATTTGCGCGGTCCATATTCCACGATGTATGTTCAAAAACCGTGGACGATTCGACAGTATGCGGGATTTTCAACCGCTGAGGAATCCAACGCTTTTTATAGAAGAAATTTAGCGGCAGGACAAAAAGGACTTTCAGTGGCGTTTGATTTAGCGACTCACCGCGGTTACGATTCAGATCATCCACGAGTTGTGGGAGATGTAGGAAAAGCTGGTGTTGCGATTGATTCCGTGGAAGACATGAAGATTCTCTTCGACCAGATTCCTTTGGATGAAATTTCCGTTTCAATGACGATGAATGGTGCTGTTTTGCCGATTTTGTCTTTCTACATCGTTGCTGCGGAAGAGCAGGGAGTTTCTCAGGATAAACTTTCGGGTACAATCCAGAACGATATTCTGAAAGAGTTTATGGTGAGAAATACCTACATTTATCCGCCTACTCCTTCGATGAAAATCATTGCCGATATTTTTGAATACACTTCCAGAAATATCCCGAAATTCAATTCCATCTCGATTTCAGGTTATCACATGCAGGAGGCGGGAGCAACTCCCGTTTTGGAAATGGCCTATACTTTAGCCGACGGTTTGGAGTATGTGCGAACGGGAATTAAAGCGGGAATGAACATCGACGATTTCGCACCGCGACTGTCTTTTTTCTGGGCAATCGGAATGAACCACTTTATGGAGATCGCCAAAATGAGGGCGGCAAGATTTATCTGGGCAAATCTCTTGACACAATTCAATCCGCAAAATCAAAAATCGTTGGCGTTAAGGACGCATTCGCAAACCTCGGGATGGTCCTTAACAGAACAGGAACCGTTTAACAACATTACGCGAACCGCGATTGAGGCGCTGTCTTCAGCTTTGGGCGGAACGCAGTCTCTCCACACAAATGCTTTGGATGAAGCGATTGCACTTCCAACCGACTACTCTGCGAAAATTGCTAGAAACACGCAGATTATCCTTCAACAGGAAAGTGGAATCTGCGATGTGGTGGATCCGATGGGAGGAAGTCATCTGGTGGAAACTTTAACGCAACAGATGATCGACGAGGCCATGAAATTCATCAATGAAGTAGAGGAAGAAGGCGGAATGACGAAAGCGATTGAAGCAGGAATTCCCAAAATGAGGATCGAGGAAGCTGCCGCAAAAAAACAAGCAAAAATCGACAGCGGTGAGGAATTCATTGTAGGAGTAAATTCCTTTAAGTCCAACCAAAAACAGATGGAGCTTGAAATTCTCGATATCGATAATTCCGAGGTTCGCAGAAAACAGATCGAGCGATTGAATTCCATTAAAGCTGAAAGGGATTCCGAAAAAGTTTCGGAAATCCTCAACACCTTACGCGAAGCCGCAAAAACCGGAAAAGGAAACCTCCTGGAAATCTGCATCGAAGCAGCGAGAAGAAGGGTAACGTTGGGAGAAATGAGCGACGCGATGGAGGAAAGTTTCGGCAGATACAAAGCAAATATCAGAACCATACAGGGAGTTTACGCTATGAATGCAGGGAAAAACGAATATTTCGAAAAAGCGGTTTCATTAAACCAAAAATTTGAGGAACACGAAGGAAGAAGACCAAGAATTATGGTCGCAAAAATGGGGCAGGATGGTCACGACCGTGGTGCTAAAGTTGTGGCAACCGCTTTTGCCGATATGGGATTCGACGTCGATGTGGCTCCACTTTTCCAAACCCCTGAAGAAGTCGCGA from Chryseobacterium suipulveris includes:
- the scpA gene encoding methylmalonyl-CoA mutase, with the translated sequence MRHKIQNQNPNFTLNFEEKLPYFFEKDGLEMKSSYTESDSKVLKEKEYSAGIAPYLRGPYSTMYVQKPWTIRQYAGFSTAEESNAFYRRNLAAGQKGLSVAFDLATHRGYDSDHPRVVGDVGKAGVAIDSVEDMKILFDQIPLDEISVSMTMNGAVLPILSFYIVAAEEQGVSQDKLSGTIQNDILKEFMVRNTYIYPPTPSMKIIADIFEYTSRNIPKFNSISISGYHMQEAGATPVLEMAYTLADGLEYVRTGIKAGMNIDDFAPRLSFFWAIGMNHFMEIAKMRAARFIWANLLTQFNPQNQKSLALRTHSQTSGWSLTEQEPFNNITRTAIEALSSALGGTQSLHTNALDEAIALPTDYSAKIARNTQIILQQESGICDVVDPMGGSHLVETLTQQMIDEAMKFINEVEEEGGMTKAIEAGIPKMRIEEAAAKKQAKIDSGEEFIVGVNSFKSNQKQMELEILDIDNSEVRRKQIERLNSIKAERDSEKVSEILNTLREAAKTGKGNLLEICIEAARRRVTLGEMSDAMEESFGRYKANIRTIQGVYAMNAGKNEYFEKAVSLNQKFEEHEGRRPRIMVAKMGQDGHDRGAKVVATAFADMGFDVDVAPLFQTPEEVAKQAVENDIHILGVSSLAAGHKTLVPQVVEELKKLGAEDITIVVGGVIPQQDYDFLYANGADFIFGPGTNLPKSACEILEKFLI